In Bacillus kexueae, a genomic segment contains:
- a CDS encoding SDR family oxidoreductase, whose protein sequence is MNIFLTGATGFLGGKLIQNLLKNKNHTLYVFARNIQKAAKLRQTFPASDQQRIHIVEGDITRPFGGLGEEDINWLKGKIDAIYHLAALVKFDEELREELFATNYDGTKHILDLATAIGAKKFYYVSTAYTVGKGSNGVEALYPMNHPTNNPYEESKVKSEHLVFSYNTKLDISIFRPAIIVGDSKTGEADSSFTLYGFMRALELFKRKVSRYPSETSYRILASKEGTSNLVPVDYVSDILSLAPENAKPDTIYHITNPYPPTNEKLLTFIKDALHFEQLDIVEEVEIHELMDVEKRLNELIDVYQVYLTRNLSFKDDHTKELISGTDIQHLLMTDDMIKLIIDAGVRNRQAHTLSNS, encoded by the coding sequence TTGAATATTTTTCTTACAGGAGCAACTGGATTTTTAGGCGGGAAGCTCATTCAAAACTTACTGAAGAACAAAAACCATACATTATATGTATTTGCGAGAAATATCCAAAAAGCGGCCAAGCTACGTCAAACGTTTCCAGCATCTGATCAACAAAGAATTCATATTGTTGAAGGAGATATTACACGCCCTTTTGGTGGACTAGGTGAAGAAGATATAAATTGGTTAAAGGGGAAAATAGATGCTATTTATCATTTAGCTGCACTCGTTAAATTTGACGAGGAGTTAAGAGAAGAACTTTTTGCAACGAACTACGATGGAACGAAGCATATCCTGGACCTCGCTACTGCAATCGGAGCAAAAAAATTTTACTATGTAAGTACAGCCTACACAGTCGGTAAGGGTTCAAATGGGGTTGAAGCGTTATATCCAATGAATCACCCAACCAATAACCCGTATGAGGAAAGCAAAGTGAAGTCTGAACACTTAGTCTTTTCGTATAATACTAAACTAGATATCTCGATTTTTCGTCCAGCTATTATCGTCGGAGATTCGAAAACAGGGGAAGCCGATTCTTCGTTTACGCTATATGGATTTATGCGAGCACTTGAATTATTCAAGAGAAAAGTATCTCGTTACCCTTCTGAAACATCGTATCGAATACTTGCTTCAAAAGAAGGGACATCCAATCTCGTACCAGTTGATTATGTTTCCGATATTTTAAGTCTTGCGCCTGAAAATGCAAAGCCGGATACCATTTATCATATTACAAATCCGTATCCACCAACGAATGAAAAGCTGCTAACATTTATAAAAGATGCCCTTCACTTTGAACAACTAGACATCGTTGAAGAAGTAGAAATCCATGAACTAATGGATGTGGAGAAGCGCTTAAATGAACTAATCGACGTGTATCAAGTATATTTAACTCGAAATCTTTCCTTTAAAGATGATCATACAAAAGAGCTTATTTCTGGAACGGATATCCAGCACTTATTAATGACTGATGACATGATAAAACTCATTATCGATGCAGGTGTTCGCAATCGACAAGCACACACTTTATCGAATTCATAA
- a CDS encoding NAD(P)/FAD-dependent oxidoreductase has translation MNVAIMGAGLSGLACAIILERNGVSPTIYEKRSQVGDRFINAEALMNLLTRPILDPIQYFMEHHEIDLKPLSHIRTLKIFSENEKATIEGLIGFVNVRGRHHLSFEQQLANQVQTPIHFHSEYTYEQLLHEHSHVVMATGDGEYTRKLQPYTLNTSASLTAATVEGSFNPYTAMVWLNNHFAPKGYGYILPFSEKEANIVIAYPDNVVTANGDQLFQSFHQECQKHLNQELTITDQFQVSNYLIGRSHFPRIGNTLFTGNCLGTNMPFLGYGQFASILSGIFAAYDILGKANYEQFAKKIYESYEDSLVLRRMVEKLDNDTFDKIVKKLDGPIGAMLFHQTRLNPLRIASLLLRPFMS, from the coding sequence TTGAACGTAGCAATTATGGGTGCTGGTCTATCTGGGTTAGCGTGTGCAATCATTCTCGAGCGCAACGGGGTATCACCGACTATTTATGAAAAACGAAGTCAAGTTGGTGACCGTTTTATTAATGCGGAAGCCTTAATGAATTTGTTAACAAGACCGATTTTAGATCCAATTCAGTATTTCATGGAACATCACGAGATTGATTTAAAACCTTTATCTCACATTCGCACTCTAAAAATATTTTCAGAAAATGAAAAAGCAACGATAGAAGGCCTCATCGGATTTGTGAATGTTCGCGGTCGCCACCATCTATCTTTTGAACAGCAGCTGGCCAATCAAGTGCAAACGCCCATCCACTTCCATTCAGAATATACTTACGAACAACTATTACATGAGCATTCTCATGTTGTGATGGCAACGGGTGACGGGGAGTACACCCGCAAACTACAGCCCTACACACTGAATACGAGTGCCTCCCTTACAGCTGCAACGGTTGAAGGATCTTTCAATCCGTATACAGCGATGGTATGGCTTAATAACCATTTCGCACCGAAAGGATACGGATATATTCTTCCGTTTTCTGAAAAAGAGGCGAACATCGTCATTGCTTATCCTGATAATGTGGTGACAGCAAACGGTGATCAATTATTTCAATCATTTCATCAGGAATGTCAAAAGCATCTAAATCAGGAGCTTACCATAACTGACCAGTTTCAGGTGAGTAATTATCTTATTGGAAGAAGTCATTTCCCTCGTATTGGGAACACACTATTCACAGGTAACTGTCTTGGTACGAATATGCCTTTTCTTGGATATGGTCAATTTGCCTCCATTTTATCCGGAATATTCGCCGCCTATGATATTCTTGGTAAGGCGAACTACGAACAATTCGCTAAGAAAATTTATGAAAGCTACGAAGATTCTCTTGTCCTCCGTAGAATGGTTGAAAAGCTGGATAATGATACGTTTGACAAGATAGTAAAAAAACTGGATGGTCCTATCGGAGCGATGTTGTTTCATCAAACAAGATTAAATCCATTACGAATCGCAAGCCTCCTCCTTCGCCCTTTCATGTCCTAA
- a CDS encoding NAD(P)H-dependent oxidoreductase yields the protein MQNKEKVKQDILDAFWSRHATKQFDPTKKISDDDFRFILETGRLSPSSLGMEPWRFLVIESEELREKIKHTAWGAYGKLPEASHFVVILARTKGDTTYNSDYLEEHYTHYKMLPEDVKRDYLTKVENFQRDDFQLLENDRAMFDWASKQTYIALANMMTAAAQIGIDSCPIEGFSYEKMNKLLQDEGLLEDGSFNISVMVAFGYRAKEPNPKTRRPFEDVVRFV from the coding sequence ATGCAGAACAAAGAAAAAGTAAAGCAAGACATATTAGATGCTTTTTGGTCACGACATGCGACGAAGCAATTTGATCCAACTAAAAAAATTTCAGACGATGATTTCCGATTCATTTTGGAAACAGGTCGACTTTCCCCGAGTTCCTTAGGAATGGAGCCGTGGCGATTTCTCGTAATCGAAAGTGAAGAGCTTCGAGAAAAAATTAAACATACTGCTTGGGGGGCATATGGAAAGCTTCCAGAAGCTAGTCATTTCGTCGTCATTCTCGCTCGAACAAAGGGAGATACAACGTACAACTCCGATTACTTAGAGGAACACTACACTCATTATAAAATGCTTCCGGAAGACGTAAAACGCGATTACTTAACGAAAGTCGAAAACTTCCAACGAGATGACTTTCAATTATTAGAAAATGATCGCGCCATGTTTGACTGGGCGTCGAAGCAAACATACATAGCGCTTGCAAACATGATGACTGCAGCCGCACAAATCGGCATTGATTCTTGTCCTATCGAAGGCTTTTCCTATGAGAAAATGAATAAACTCCTTCAAGATGAAGGTTTGCTTGAAGATGGTAGCTTTAACATCTCAGTCATGGTCGCTTTCGGGTACAGAGCAAAAGAGCCAAATCCAAAAACGAGACGCCCATTTGAAGATGTTGTTCGATTTGTATAA
- a CDS encoding DUF342 domain-containing protein, translated as MVKLFSNEYFHLLERDNIIFIHVTQPNFPLLQFEDVLNLNPRIEITKFLHLKKALEQASSEDIEIGRLRPTVDMILSRDQMEAKVKIYALPDEFDQNKEQYIQLVFEALTEQQITEGILIDVIRNGLKPLEEIIVAKGTPPTHGENAIIRYFELSDRKPTIREDGRADYYDMNFIDEIKAGDWLGEKIPPTEGKPGATIKGEILQPRKGKDARLLYDPKTVTEVREGNKTVLRAKIDGIVAYNRGKIGVGRHLKVDGDVGVETGNLEFDGSVTITGTVQEGYSVIATEDISVLSEEGVSGCHLIESKTGDVFVKGGIFGKDHSIIKAGRNIFVKYANHCTLLADENIHIGYYSIGSTLKGINIETDKEKGKLIGGNIEAKAKVLSGYLGNRIEQKTFILVQGFNRLKVKEEFDQLLRHYKSLLIQLEEVKRELEIYEASRDQLDECQLKEFEKHEEAFDDLIQHVTSLESERKRLMYLLQTKGDGQVTIFKEAYPQTFLEIKQVRKKIQTSTTGTIYALGKELRYE; from the coding sequence GTGGTAAAATTATTTTCAAATGAATATTTTCACCTATTAGAACGAGATAACATCATATTTATCCATGTCACTCAACCCAATTTTCCTCTACTTCAATTCGAAGATGTACTAAATCTAAACCCGCGAATTGAGATAACAAAATTTCTTCATTTAAAGAAAGCGCTTGAACAAGCTTCATCAGAAGATATCGAAATTGGACGTCTTAGACCAACTGTTGATATGATCCTTTCAAGAGATCAAATGGAAGCTAAAGTCAAGATTTATGCACTTCCAGATGAATTTGATCAGAATAAAGAACAGTATATCCAACTTGTCTTTGAAGCGCTAACTGAACAACAAATAACAGAAGGAATCTTAATCGATGTTATCCGTAATGGTTTAAAACCACTTGAAGAAATCATCGTTGCAAAAGGGACTCCTCCAACTCATGGTGAAAATGCTATAATACGCTACTTCGAACTATCAGACCGAAAACCAACAATACGCGAAGATGGTCGTGCGGACTATTATGATATGAACTTCATAGATGAAATAAAAGCTGGGGATTGGCTTGGAGAGAAAATTCCTCCTACAGAAGGAAAGCCTGGAGCAACCATTAAAGGAGAAATATTGCAACCTCGAAAAGGAAAAGATGCTCGACTATTATATGACCCGAAAACCGTTACAGAAGTCCGAGAGGGGAACAAAACTGTCTTACGTGCAAAAATTGATGGAATCGTCGCTTATAATCGAGGAAAAATTGGCGTCGGACGTCACTTAAAAGTAGACGGTGACGTTGGTGTTGAAACAGGGAATTTGGAGTTTGATGGAAGCGTCACCATTACTGGAACTGTACAAGAGGGGTATTCAGTTATCGCAACTGAAGACATTTCTGTCTTAAGTGAAGAAGGTGTATCAGGCTGCCATCTGATTGAATCAAAGACAGGAGATGTTTTCGTAAAAGGTGGTATATTTGGTAAAGACCATTCAATCATTAAAGCAGGCCGGAACATCTTTGTAAAGTACGCAAATCATTGTACATTATTGGCTGATGAAAACATACATATTGGCTACTATTCGATCGGAAGTACGTTAAAAGGGATAAACATTGAAACTGATAAAGAAAAAGGAAAGCTAATAGGTGGAAATATTGAAGCGAAGGCAAAAGTTCTGTCAGGATACTTAGGGAATAGAATCGAACAGAAAACATTCATCTTAGTTCAAGGGTTTAACCGCTTAAAGGTTAAAGAAGAGTTTGATCAACTTTTACGACATTATAAATCTTTACTGATTCAGCTCGAAGAAGTAAAACGAGAGTTAGAAATTTACGAAGCTAGTCGAGACCAATTAGATGAATGCCAATTAAAAGAGTTCGAAAAACACGAAGAAGCCTTTGATGACTTAATTCAACATGTTACGTCGTTAGAGTCTGAGCGAAAAAGGCTCATGTACTTGTTACAGACGAAAGGTGACGGACAAGTAACAATATTTAAAGAAGCCTATCCACAAACTTTTTTAGAAATTAAACAAGTGCGAAAAAAGATACAGACCTCTACCACAGGTACCATTTATGCTTTAGGGAAAGAACTCCGGTACGAGTAG
- a CDS encoding PaaI family thioesterase — MSMEKVAKGVQDIYPDDFAWCYGCGRLNEKGHHFLTNWDGDKTVTVFKPLAEHIAIPGYVYGGVIASLIDCHGTGSAALALHRKNGYELEDGKEPPRFVTASLNVNFLKPTPQEVELKAVGKVEEIHPKKWKVTTEVYAHDTLCATGEVVAVVMPSTFGK; from the coding sequence ATGAGCATGGAGAAGGTCGCTAAAGGGGTGCAAGATATTTATCCAGATGACTTTGCTTGGTGCTATGGGTGTGGGCGCTTAAACGAAAAAGGACATCATTTCTTAACCAACTGGGATGGAGACAAGACGGTTACGGTCTTTAAACCACTTGCTGAACATATAGCTATCCCTGGGTATGTATATGGAGGCGTCATTGCTTCGTTAATCGATTGTCATGGCACAGGCTCTGCTGCATTAGCATTACATCGAAAGAACGGGTACGAGCTTGAAGATGGAAAAGAGCCGCCACGATTTGTAACCGCTTCATTAAATGTGAACTTCTTAAAGCCAACGCCGCAAGAAGTGGAATTAAAGGCAGTCGGCAAGGTGGAAGAAATCCATCCGAAGAAGTGGAAAGTTACAACTGAGGTTTATGCGCATGATACACTATGTGCAACCGGAGAGGTCGTTGCGGTTGTCATGCCGAGTACGTTTGGGAAATAG
- a CDS encoding branched-chain amino acid transaminase: protein MAYIFDQGHFIDERQATISVKNRGLQYGLGFIEGIRAFWNAEEQQLYLFRLEDHYKRFHQSGKILSIPVPLSVDVLNSVTIELMKVNRITSDVYIRPICFKGEELLAPSIIDPYNRVSIFQESVIYLPKPGLAVCVSSWIRNGNNMIPPQAKSTAGYLNSALARYEAVQNGFDEAIFLNEHGFVCEGSTENIFLIKDGVVYTPTIADGILPGITRNTVINIARNELHLEVREDSIARAELYQADELFFTGTAIGIKPIISVDHKPVGNGKPSSFTKQIQQIYELIVRGKYPKYNQYITPVY from the coding sequence ATGGCCTATATTTTTGATCAAGGTCATTTTATCGACGAACGACAAGCCACCATCAGTGTTAAAAATCGAGGCCTTCAATACGGACTTGGATTTATCGAGGGAATTCGAGCTTTTTGGAATGCAGAGGAACAACAGTTATACCTATTTCGCCTTGAAGATCACTATAAGCGTTTTCACCAATCGGGGAAAATCCTTTCCATCCCTGTCCCGCTATCAGTCGATGTCTTAAACTCCGTTACAATTGAGTTAATGAAAGTGAATCGAATTACTTCCGATGTATATATTCGCCCAATTTGCTTTAAAGGTGAAGAACTTCTCGCGCCTTCCATCATAGATCCATATAATCGGGTTTCTATTTTCCAAGAATCCGTCATTTATTTGCCGAAGCCTGGTCTCGCTGTATGTGTTAGTTCGTGGATTCGAAACGGAAATAATATGATCCCGCCACAAGCAAAATCGACAGCCGGCTATTTAAATTCCGCCCTTGCAAGATATGAAGCAGTACAAAACGGTTTTGACGAGGCGATCTTTTTAAATGAGCATGGTTTTGTGTGCGAGGGGTCAACCGAAAACATTTTTCTAATTAAAGATGGGGTTGTTTATACACCAACGATTGCTGATGGAATTTTGCCTGGCATAACGAGGAATACCGTTATAAATATCGCAAGAAATGAGCTGCATCTTGAAGTAAGAGAGGATAGTATTGCAAGAGCTGAGCTCTACCAAGCTGATGAATTGTTTTTTACCGGTACTGCCATCGGAATTAAACCCATTATCTCCGTTGATCACAAGCCAGTCGGTAATGGAAAACCTAGTTCATTTACAAAACAGATCCAGCAAATTTATGAGTTAATCGTACGAGGAAAATATCCAAAGTATAATCAATATATTACACCCGTTTACTAA
- a CDS encoding DUF1761 domain-containing protein codes for MMEFNFVAIILGGLLYMAFGAFYYSPILFGKKWAVLNNVDLKEAGAKPFVSAIAVAFLNSILMATLVELTSTETVSGAVVLGLIVSAILSFSYFKNMMFGMMKKSVFLIAIGDHVIILTILSILHTMF; via the coding sequence ATGATGGAATTCAATTTTGTTGCAATCATCCTAGGTGGGTTATTGTATATGGCTTTTGGTGCGTTTTATTATTCGCCTATCCTATTCGGAAAAAAATGGGCAGTGTTAAATAACGTCGATTTAAAAGAAGCGGGAGCAAAGCCATTTGTGTCAGCAATTGCTGTAGCATTCTTAAACTCAATTTTAATGGCCACTCTTGTTGAGTTAACTAGTACGGAAACGGTAAGCGGAGCTGTCGTATTAGGACTTATAGTAAGCGCCATTCTTTCGTTTTCTTACTTTAAAAATATGATGTTCGGAATGATGAAAAAAAGTGTATTTTTAATTGCTATTGGAGACCACGTAATCATCTTAACGATATTAAGTATTTTACACACAATGTTTTAA
- a CDS encoding AraC family transcriptional regulator has protein sequence MKQAHDQFEQVQSVMDYIDEHIDEDLTLEKLAAQSNYSPFHFHRVFTQIAGETPASYVKRVRMERAAHLLIYEPDIPVTDIALQCGFTSLSYFTQAFKQMYHVSPKAWREGEYLKKFPLAYEDSKISKQMSRKPQEYPISNPYNQFQWVDLSRVKIIEIPSFSYVWKQHIGNYTEEVYESWEEVFRWVKAREYDGPDGYYFGYPRNNPFITPEGKCRYDCCIRVKESVEGATTFNGGKFAVYEFENPLSYDQRNHIIHCYTEMYSIWLPKSGFRFVGNPVEFVEILPIPNSLHIQAHITGIAIPIEPK, from the coding sequence ATGAAGCAAGCGCATGACCAATTTGAACAAGTACAATCTGTCATGGACTATATTGATGAGCATATAGATGAAGATTTAACGCTTGAGAAACTAGCGGCACAATCTAATTATTCGCCCTTTCACTTTCATCGAGTCTTTACACAGATTGCAGGTGAGACGCCTGCATCCTATGTGAAAAGAGTGCGAATGGAGAGGGCAGCGCATTTACTTATTTATGAGCCCGATATTCCGGTTACAGATATTGCGCTTCAATGTGGTTTTACATCACTTTCTTATTTCACCCAAGCGTTCAAGCAAATGTATCATGTTAGCCCGAAAGCTTGGCGTGAGGGAGAATACTTAAAAAAGTTTCCTCTGGCTTATGAAGATAGCAAGATTTCTAAACAAATGAGCAGAAAACCACAAGAATATCCGATTAGTAACCCGTATAATCAATTTCAGTGGGTTGACCTGAGTCGTGTTAAAATCATTGAAATTCCGAGTTTTTCATACGTATGGAAGCAACACATTGGAAATTATACAGAAGAAGTATATGAGTCTTGGGAAGAAGTGTTCCGTTGGGTGAAAGCAAGAGAGTATGATGGGCCGGATGGGTATTATTTTGGATACCCTCGTAACAATCCATTTATTACTCCAGAAGGGAAATGTCGGTACGATTGTTGCATTCGCGTTAAGGAATCAGTTGAGGGAGCGACAACCTTTAATGGAGGGAAATTTGCAGTATACGAATTTGAGAACCCTCTAAGTTACGATCAACGGAATCATATTATTCATTGTTATACGGAAATGTACAGCATTTGGCTGCCGAAAAGTGGGTTCCGATTTGTTGGGAATCCAGTCGAATTTGTCGAAATTTTACCGATTCCCAATTCCCTGCATATCCAAGCTCATATTACTGGAATTGCAATTCCAATTGAACCGAAATAA
- a CDS encoding TIGR01777 family oxidoreductase: MPKVVIAGGTGFIGQYFERKFTDMGYDVAIISRNSPYIKWENKDEIIQALENAEMLINLAGKSVNCRYNQENREEILNSRVKTTKILGEAINACQNPPRLWINSSTATIYRHAEDRPMTEENGEIGTGFSVNVAKEWEHAFFSFECPKTRQIALRISIVLGDDGGVITPYKNLVKFGLGGVQGSGNQMFSWIHIEDLFNIILFLNKREDLNGVFNCASPNPITNREFMTSLRKKMNKTIGLPSPSWLLELGAIFIRTETELVLKSRWVIPERLEMSGFQFTYPTIDKALTDILKK; encoded by the coding sequence ATGCCAAAGGTAGTCATAGCTGGTGGAACAGGATTTATTGGACAATATTTTGAACGGAAATTTACTGACATGGGATATGACGTAGCCATCATCTCTCGAAACTCTCCGTACATAAAGTGGGAGAACAAAGATGAAATTATACAAGCGCTCGAGAATGCAGAGATGCTAATTAATCTAGCTGGGAAGTCTGTAAACTGTCGGTATAATCAAGAGAATCGTGAAGAAATATTAAATTCTAGAGTGAAGACGACAAAAATACTTGGAGAAGCGATTAATGCTTGTCAAAACCCTCCACGTTTATGGATTAACTCCAGTACTGCAACCATTTATCGGCATGCAGAAGATCGACCGATGACAGAAGAGAACGGTGAAATTGGAACGGGATTTTCTGTCAATGTGGCGAAAGAATGGGAGCACGCATTTTTTTCATTTGAATGTCCAAAAACGAGACAAATTGCTTTGAGAATTTCTATTGTGTTAGGAGATGATGGGGGTGTTATAACCCCCTATAAAAATCTTGTGAAATTTGGACTTGGCGGTGTTCAAGGCTCCGGTAATCAAATGTTTAGCTGGATTCACATAGAGGACTTATTTAACATCATCCTGTTTTTAAATAAGAGGGAAGATTTAAACGGAGTATTTAATTGTGCATCACCGAATCCGATTACAAACCGAGAATTCATGACAAGCTTGCGCAAAAAAATGAACAAAACCATTGGACTTCCATCACCAAGCTGGCTGTTAGAGCTAGGCGCAATTTTTATTAGAACGGAAACGGAATTAGTATTAAAAAGTCGATGGGTCATTCCTGAAAGATTGGAAATGTCTGGATTCCAATTTACTTATCCGACTATCGATAAAGCACTGACTGACATTTTAAAAAAGTAG
- a CDS encoding NRAMP family divalent metal transporter: MATSAVGPGFLTQTTVFTQQLAASFGFVILISILLDIGAQMNIWRIITVSERRAQDIANLVFPGLGFLLAGLIILGGLAFNIGNIAGAGLGMNVLFGISPEIGALISAIVAIVIFLVREAMKAMDRFTQILGILMIGLTMYVLFTAKPPIGEAAVKTFVPDSIDMLAIVTLVGGTVGGYITFAGGHRLLDAGIKGKEAIKDVTKSSITAIGVASFMRIVLFLAALGVVAKGLTLDPSNPPASVFQLAAGDMGYKLFGIVMWAAAITSVIGAAYTSVSFIRTFHPKLETFHRWIIIGFIIISTGVFVSIGKPVKILILVGALNGLILPIALGVMLVAAYKRKIVGDYKHPIWMTIFGVLVVASMSYMGIYTLVNQLPKLFT, encoded by the coding sequence ATGGCCACTTCAGCGGTAGGTCCTGGTTTTCTTACACAAACGACTGTTTTTACACAACAATTAGCAGCAAGCTTTGGTTTTGTCATCCTCATTTCGATTCTACTAGATATAGGTGCGCAAATGAACATATGGCGAATTATTACGGTATCTGAACGTCGTGCACAAGATATTGCTAATTTAGTTTTCCCAGGGTTAGGATTTTTGTTAGCGGGGTTAATCATTTTAGGTGGACTTGCTTTTAATATTGGAAATATCGCAGGAGCAGGTCTAGGGATGAATGTACTGTTTGGAATATCCCCAGAGATTGGAGCATTAATAAGTGCCATCGTAGCCATTGTCATATTCCTTGTAAGAGAAGCAATGAAAGCGATGGATCGATTCACTCAAATTTTAGGGATTCTAATGATTGGATTAACGATGTATGTCTTATTCACCGCGAAGCCGCCAATTGGTGAAGCCGCTGTTAAGACATTTGTTCCAGATTCGATAGATATGCTCGCGATTGTAACACTTGTGGGCGGAACTGTTGGAGGATATATTACTTTTGCGGGTGGTCATCGTCTACTAGATGCAGGTATTAAAGGGAAAGAAGCTATAAAGGATGTTACGAAAAGTTCTATTACAGCCATCGGTGTTGCTTCATTCATGAGGATTGTTCTTTTTCTTGCAGCACTAGGTGTTGTTGCAAAAGGATTAACATTGGATCCTTCTAATCCTCCGGCATCTGTGTTTCAACTAGCCGCAGGTGACATGGGATATAAGCTATTTGGAATCGTAATGTGGGCTGCGGCCATTACATCTGTGATTGGGGCAGCTTATACATCCGTCTCGTTTATTCGTACTTTTCATCCGAAACTTGAAACGTTTCATCGTTGGATTATAATTGGCTTTATCATCATCTCCACAGGGGTGTTTGTTTCGATAGGGAAACCAGTTAAAATACTTATTCTAGTTGGTGCATTGAACGGACTCATTTTGCCAATTGCGCTTGGTGTCATGCTAGTTGCCGCATACAAGCGGAAAATTGTTGGTGATTATAAGCACCCGATTTGGATGACGATATTTGGAGTTTTAGTTGTTGCTTCCATGTCTTACATGGGAATTTATACTTTAGTGAATCAACTACCCAAGCTGTTTACCTAG
- the pxpA gene encoding 5-oxoprolinase subunit PxpA encodes MYKVDLNCDLGESFGVYKIGNDKEILDYVTSANIACGFHAGDPSTMRKTVKLALEKGVSIGAHPGLPDMQGFGRRQMSITPEEAYDMVLYQVGALSAFVKAEGGVLQHVKPHGALYNMAAKDENLADAIAKAVYDINDHLVLFGLAGSELIQAGERIGLQTASEVFADRTYQNDGSLTSRREKNALITNDDTALHQVIRMVTEGRVRTVQETDLEIKAETICIHGDGEHALSFAKKIRKGLKEADVQVASIKGE; translated from the coding sequence ATGTACAAAGTCGATTTGAATTGCGATTTGGGAGAAAGTTTCGGAGTTTACAAAATAGGAAATGATAAAGAAATTTTAGATTATGTGACATCCGCTAATATTGCTTGCGGATTTCATGCTGGTGACCCATCAACGATGCGTAAAACGGTAAAGTTAGCTCTTGAGAAGGGAGTGAGTATTGGTGCGCACCCGGGACTCCCTGACATGCAAGGGTTTGGTAGACGGCAAATGTCCATTACGCCAGAGGAAGCATATGACATGGTACTATACCAAGTTGGTGCACTTTCAGCTTTCGTAAAAGCAGAAGGGGGAGTATTACAACATGTTAAGCCACATGGCGCACTCTACAATATGGCAGCAAAAGATGAAAATCTAGCAGATGCCATTGCGAAGGCTGTTTATGACATCAATGATCATCTAGTGTTATTTGGACTGGCTGGAAGTGAATTAATTCAAGCGGGAGAACGAATCGGCTTACAAACAGCGAGTGAAGTATTTGCTGATCGTACCTATCAAAACGATGGATCATTAACATCTAGAAGAGAAAAAAATGCGCTCATTACGAATGATGACACGGCGTTACATCAAGTGATACGCATGGTTACAGAAGGTCGGGTACGCACCGTTCAGGAGACGGATCTCGAAATTAAAGCTGAAACAATTTGTATACACGGGGATGGGGAACATGCTCTTTCTTTTGCGAAAAAAATTCGAAAAGGACTGAAAGAGGCAGATGTTCAAGTCGCGTCGATAAAGGGGGAGTAA